The Thermococcus thermotolerans genome contains a region encoding:
- a CDS encoding sulfotransferase produces the protein MELLESLPEYKSVFEPFHPSWYPEFRKLGIPYDPYVPTQENYPKLRAYLEKVFTGRVGAQFPHRQYLRMGIIIRRFNASKLVVKFVRANTMLLWIANTFNLRAIYFIIRHPCATIASQLATGYFSRITKEQFLSEIQKVPELAESERLMDRLSGINSQIELLAAIWAFENYIPLASKKPHPWYTVIYERLVVNPEGELKAIFGYIGEEVPEGAVRRIKTPSKVTRKTYGRDYIGTPRQLIKWREKLSERQVKDILEVVSWFGLDFYTEDPEPDYDALLKWRPPFK, from the coding sequence ATGGAGCTTTTGGAGTCTCTTCCCGAATACAAATCCGTCTTTGAGCCATTTCACCCCTCATGGTATCCAGAGTTCAGAAAGCTCGGCATACCCTACGACCCCTACGTTCCCACACAGGAGAACTACCCGAAGCTGAGGGCATATTTGGAGAAGGTTTTTACCGGTCGGGTGGGAGCCCAATTCCCCCACAGGCAGTACCTTAGAATGGGGATCATAATCCGCCGTTTCAATGCATCCAAGCTCGTCGTTAAGTTCGTCAGGGCAAACACAATGCTTCTGTGGATTGCGAACACGTTCAATCTAAGGGCCATCTACTTCATAATACGTCATCCCTGTGCAACGATAGCCTCCCAGCTTGCGACTGGATACTTCTCGCGGATAACCAAGGAACAGTTCCTGAGTGAAATCCAGAAGGTGCCGGAGCTGGCTGAGAGCGAGCGGTTGATGGACAGGCTTTCGGGCATTAACTCTCAGATAGAACTCTTGGCGGCCATCTGGGCCTTTGAAAACTACATTCCTCTGGCCTCCAAGAAGCCACATCCATGGTATACTGTGATCTATGAGCGTCTCGTTGTGAATCCGGAGGGGGAGCTGAAGGCAATTTTTGGATACATCGGAGAGGAAGTGCCAGAGGGGGCCGTAAGGCGGATAAAAACGCCCAGCAAAGTAACCAGGAAGACCTACGGAAGGGACTACATAGGTACCCCCAGGCAGCTGATAAAGTGGCGCGAAAAGCTTAGTGAGAGGCAGGTTAAAGACATTCTGGAAGTAGTCTCATGGTTCGGACTCGATTTCTACACAGAGGATCCGGAGCCAGACTACGATGCGCTGTTGAAATGGCGGCCTCCGTTTAAATGA
- a CDS encoding glycosyltransferase family 2 protein, which translates to MPMSVSVIISTLYKRPREFKECLESIIEQTVHPIEVIILNGSSDSSWEIVKEESDDIFKKMRDAGIAVKHVALPGASLPHARNAGAKIARGEIVLFLDDDVVLERDYIKNLIKVYVEYPNAMGVQGFIANRINPNNPLIRFGFLKFLWWLLQRGYYEVDVHKQLPSLFEVLPYRVIRVIRRESFSGTNMSYRREVFKSLEFDERLKRYAIGEDKDFSYRVHKLFPGSLYQTPHARLVHKEAPAGRLPSKQFETMKQVYHLYLFYKLFEQNARNKAIYVLGRIGDLLLHSILFVTSGFKKEKALKIIYMIEAMWLALSNRNRIKKGEVNFWANRGN; encoded by the coding sequence ATGCCCATGTCCGTATCAGTTATCATATCAACACTCTACAAACGTCCCAGAGAGTTCAAAGAGTGTCTTGAGTCTATAATTGAACAGACAGTCCACCCAATAGAAGTCATTATCCTTAATGGCAGCTCCGATAGTTCATGGGAAATAGTGAAGGAGGAGTCCGATGACATCTTCAAGAAAATGCGAGACGCCGGAATCGCCGTGAAGCATGTTGCCCTCCCCGGCGCCAGCCTCCCCCACGCTAGAAACGCCGGAGCAAAGATAGCAAGGGGCGAGATAGTGCTCTTCCTGGACGATGACGTCGTTCTTGAGAGAGATTATATAAAGAACCTCATCAAGGTGTATGTGGAATACCCAAACGCCATGGGTGTTCAGGGTTTTATAGCCAACAGGATAAACCCAAACAACCCGCTCATCCGGTTCGGTTTTCTGAAGTTTCTCTGGTGGCTCCTCCAGCGCGGCTACTACGAGGTCGATGTTCACAAACAACTCCCCTCACTCTTTGAGGTTCTCCCCTACCGTGTTATCCGGGTGATAAGGCGAGAGAGCTTCAGCGGAACGAACATGTCATACCGGAGGGAAGTATTTAAAAGTCTCGAATTCGACGAGCGCCTCAAGAGGTACGCAATAGGGGAGGACAAGGACTTCTCATACAGAGTTCACAAGCTCTTTCCGGGTTCGCTCTATCAGACTCCCCATGCGAGGCTGGTGCATAAGGAGGCCCCAGCAGGAAGACTTCCATCAAAGCAGTTCGAAACCATGAAACAGGTCTATCACCTCTATCTGTTCTACAAGCTCTTCGAACAGAACGCTAGAAACAAGGCCATCTACGTTCTTGGCAGGATTGGAGACCTCCTGCTTCACTCCATACTCTTCGTGACTTCCGGCTTCAAAAAGGAGAAAGCCCTCAAGATCATCTACATGATTGAAGCCATGTGGCTTGCCCTCTCAAACCGAAACAGGATTAAGAAGGGAGAGGTAAACTTCTGGGCAAACCGGGGGAACTGA
- a CDS encoding alkaline phosphatase family protein → MGRIVILGIDGLEYNLVEEWNLKHLKQRAYTKTDLSDFKVIVTPPIWASMLTGRKVPEIEEPFVKRQKFIARQTAIAKDIKKPIYVKIGAKILPKNIRRKIGNLLAPNPFEQTYDYLLRTRKYKTIFDYFDKTWTNGVPSYGRNVSNPEVRAAMKEAVNGNLKSLVEYAMATYEQDRRALFEALDGDYELIFWYTPFLDEISHFYIRKKLKLMNLYFDVNKLVKEVSEKLDDGDVLYIISDHGMEPIPGDPRGGDHSDHGFFSSNTGELIERPQDLFKLVVEKAEGRK, encoded by the coding sequence ATGGGAAGGATAGTCATACTCGGGATAGACGGGCTCGAATACAACCTCGTTGAAGAGTGGAATCTCAAGCACCTCAAACAAAGGGCCTACACCAAGACGGATCTTTCAGACTTCAAGGTCATAGTCACTCCTCCAATATGGGCCTCCATGCTCACCGGCAGAAAGGTTCCTGAAATAGAGGAACCCTTCGTCAAGAGGCAGAAGTTCATAGCCCGGCAAACGGCCATTGCGAAGGACATTAAAAAGCCTATTTATGTTAAAATCGGGGCCAAGATACTGCCGAAGAACATCAGGCGAAAGATTGGAAACCTGCTGGCTCCCAACCCTTTTGAACAGACCTACGACTATCTGCTCAGGACACGGAAGTATAAGACCATCTTCGACTACTTTGACAAAACCTGGACCAACGGCGTTCCATCGTATGGCAGGAATGTCTCAAATCCCGAGGTAAGGGCCGCAATGAAAGAGGCCGTAAATGGCAACCTCAAATCCCTCGTGGAATACGCAATGGCGACTTATGAGCAGGATAGGAGAGCCCTCTTTGAGGCGCTTGATGGAGACTACGAGCTTATCTTTTGGTATACACCCTTCCTCGACGAGATTTCCCACTTCTACATAAGGAAAAAGCTAAAGCTGATGAACCTCTACTTTGATGTGAACAAGCTTGTCAAAGAAGTCTCAGAGAAGCTGGACGACGGTGATGTACTCTACATAATTTCCGACCATGGAATGGAGCCGATTCCCGGCGACCCGCGCGGTGGAGATCACTCCGACCACGGGTTCTTCAGCAGCAACACTGGAGAGCTTATAGAGAGGCCTCAAGATTTGTTTAAGCTGGTCGTTGAGAAGGCGGAGGGGAGGAAGTGA
- a CDS encoding glycosyltransferase family 2 protein — protein MRKPRSSRTRGYIIVTPAKNEEKNLPLLAKSVINQSVKPKLWLIVDDNSTDRTGEIAEALSREFNWIEVLHLRDKVTGYDLRYRYSVVVRKGFRHALKMAIERRTVFGYIGVLDADFILERKFFEKLIDAFHKNNRLGIVSGGGYYIRNGRLVWEGTDPRRPKGSPRLFRRECFREVGGYREGPSPDTVSHYLARFLGWETGQIVDAIAVQLRETEGRFGFLRGYEMLGWSNYKLGATFTSILARAAFLMLDNPVKAYGLIAGYLKAFKAREIRIENGDLREMIRRDLSFRSNVEKLKRIKAAARIVPVKESGVRG, from the coding sequence GTGAGAAAGCCGAGAAGTTCCAGAACAAGGGGCTACATCATCGTAACTCCCGCAAAAAACGAGGAAAAAAATCTGCCTCTGTTAGCCAAGAGCGTCATAAACCAAAGCGTTAAGCCAAAGTTGTGGCTTATTGTGGACGACAACAGCACAGACAGGACGGGAGAGATAGCGGAAGCTCTCTCAAGAGAGTTCAACTGGATTGAAGTCCTCCACCTCAGGGACAAAGTCACCGGCTATGACCTCAGATACAGGTATTCCGTTGTCGTTAGAAAGGGATTCAGGCATGCACTCAAAATGGCCATAGAGCGACGAACAGTCTTTGGCTACATCGGAGTTCTCGACGCGGACTTCATCCTCGAAAGGAAGTTTTTTGAGAAGCTGATTGACGCATTCCACAAAAACAACAGACTCGGAATAGTGAGCGGGGGAGGATACTACATCAGAAACGGCCGTCTCGTATGGGAAGGAACAGACCCAAGGAGACCCAAAGGAAGCCCGAGGCTATTCAGGAGGGAGTGCTTCAGAGAGGTCGGGGGATACCGGGAAGGCCCAAGTCCCGATACGGTATCCCATTACCTTGCCAGGTTCCTTGGATGGGAGACGGGGCAGATCGTGGACGCCATAGCAGTTCAGCTCAGGGAGACAGAGGGTAGGTTCGGCTTTTTGAGGGGTTACGAGATGCTCGGATGGTCAAACTACAAGCTCGGAGCTACCTTCACTTCGATACTCGCAAGGGCAGCGTTCCTCATGCTGGACAATCCAGTCAAAGCCTACGGCCTCATTGCGGGGTACTTAAAAGCGTTTAAAGCCCGGGAGATAAGAATTGAGAACGGAGACCTCAGGGAGATGATAAGGCGCGACCTCTCGTTCCGTAGCAACGTGGAGAAGCTGAAGAGGATAAAAGCCGCGGCGAGAATCGTTCCAGTTAAGGAGAGTGGTGTCCGTGGATAG
- a CDS encoding sulfatase-like hydrolase/transferase: protein MDRPNVILIVLDTLRKDYSKDIERMLVENFGFTSYENAVVPSPWTIPSHASMFTGLYPLYHGVHEGKKRKVPDVRFREDGTYLHEVLASFGYTTYLFTANFFIGPDFGIKGFSEFHDTLKPLIEDRDREELNRVLKKYQPKNGLELVKALMKEKKFVLPFKVLWRIISRYGEGWPKDKGAKVTNELLRELNFEAPSYIFINLMEVHEPYSLFEGFTDAPVVNRLLGEEPELVEKWRKGYPEQVKYLEKRLVEMLSILQEKGILENSITIVTSDHGQLLGEYGGKLGHGVFLHDELLRVPLLIRLPNEEPLEKENGYISLARIKPLILSTIQGKEFSLTSEYAIAESFGTHYPYPNLAKDKKELVHELEKYRLKLYHRDGTAVFNVEDWRFEEINAENEGEFRNIAKKLIVKHLSLFAGRGVAK, encoded by the coding sequence GTGGATAGGCCGAACGTAATTCTCATAGTCCTCGATACCCTCAGAAAAGACTACAGCAAAGATATAGAGCGGATGTTAGTGGAGAATTTCGGCTTTACGAGCTATGAAAACGCCGTAGTCCCGTCTCCATGGACTATCCCGAGTCATGCATCGATGTTCACTGGCCTCTACCCCCTCTATCACGGCGTGCACGAGGGCAAAAAGAGAAAAGTGCCGGACGTGAGGTTCAGGGAAGACGGAACGTATCTGCACGAGGTTTTAGCTTCCTTTGGATATACAACCTACCTCTTCACTGCAAACTTCTTCATTGGGCCAGACTTTGGGATAAAGGGCTTTTCCGAATTCCACGACACGCTAAAGCCCCTCATCGAGGACCGGGACAGAGAGGAGCTCAACAGGGTGCTCAAAAAGTATCAGCCCAAAAATGGGCTGGAACTTGTCAAAGCCCTGATGAAGGAGAAGAAGTTCGTCCTGCCTTTCAAAGTCCTCTGGAGAATCATAAGCAGGTACGGAGAAGGGTGGCCAAAGGATAAGGGCGCAAAAGTTACGAACGAACTCCTCAGGGAACTCAACTTTGAGGCTCCATCCTACATCTTCATCAACCTGATGGAAGTCCACGAGCCCTACTCCCTCTTTGAAGGGTTCACAGATGCCCCCGTGGTCAACAGACTCCTCGGAGAAGAGCCCGAGCTGGTGGAGAAGTGGAGGAAAGGGTATCCAGAACAGGTTAAATACCTTGAAAAAAGACTCGTGGAGATGCTCAGTATCCTTCAGGAAAAGGGGATACTCGAAAACTCCATAACCATAGTGACCAGCGACCACGGCCAGCTGCTCGGGGAATATGGGGGAAAGCTCGGACACGGCGTTTTTCTCCATGACGAGCTTTTAAGAGTTCCTCTTCTCATCAGATTGCCCAATGAAGAACCCCTCGAGAAGGAAAACGGATACATCAGCCTTGCAAGGATAAAGCCCCTAATTTTAAGCACTATTCAAGGCAAGGAGTTCAGTCTTACATCAGAGTACGCCATAGCGGAGAGCTTTGGCACCCACTATCCGTATCCAAACCTGGCAAAGGATAAAAAGGAGCTCGTCCATGAGCTTGAGAAGTACAGGCTGAAGCTATACCACAGGGACGGCACGGCAGTCTTCAACGTTGAGGACTGGCGCTTTGAAGAAATAAACGCAGAGAACGAAGGAGAGTTCAGGAACATCGCCAAAAAGCTCATAGTCAAACACCTGAGCCTTTTCGCAGGCAGGGGGGTGGCCAAGTGA
- a CDS encoding glycosyltransferase: protein MRPAVSVVIPTYNRNELLTRAIESVLSQEFDDFEVLVIDGARSNSTRELVRSYGDGRIRYIPQQGKGIANARNVGVLKARGKFIAFLDDDDHWRENKLERQLELFKELPKEYGLIYTAFTYYYLERNKILGIKHPRASGNVYRYMLKDNITGTSTIMVKRECFKKAGLFRESFPTCEDWDMWLRMSKICLFGAIDEPLVDYSIHSGQFSFAKYLAGRYRMIEEHGDIKHDPRVLSYHLLQIGLLKVFGGDRSGAKDILEAFRLNPSMRGNLADVLGSFLDVRTKIYILKFLGRL from the coding sequence GTGAGGCCGGCCGTTTCCGTCGTTATTCCCACATACAACCGAAACGAGCTCCTAACGCGGGCCATTGAAAGCGTTTTAAGCCAAGAATTCGACGACTTCGAGGTTCTCGTAATAGACGGTGCGCGAAGCAATTCAACGAGGGAACTCGTGCGCTCGTACGGGGATGGAAGGATCAGATACATCCCCCAGCAGGGAAAGGGCATAGCGAACGCCCGCAATGTAGGTGTTCTTAAAGCGAGGGGAAAGTTCATAGCCTTCCTCGATGATGATGACCACTGGCGGGAGAACAAGCTGGAACGTCAGCTGGAGCTCTTTAAGGAGCTTCCAAAGGAATACGGCCTCATATACACGGCCTTTACGTATTACTACCTTGAACGGAATAAAATCCTCGGAATAAAGCACCCGCGAGCGAGTGGGAACGTCTACAGGTACATGCTCAAGGACAACATAACAGGAACATCGACCATAATGGTGAAGAGGGAGTGTTTCAAGAAGGCGGGACTTTTCAGGGAGAGCTTCCCGACTTGCGAGGACTGGGACATGTGGCTGAGGATGTCAAAGATATGCCTTTTTGGGGCGATAGATGAGCCGCTGGTAGATTATTCTATACACTCGGGCCAGTTCTCTTTTGCAAAGTACCTTGCAGGGAGGTACCGGATGATAGAGGAGCACGGTGATATAAAGCACGACCCGCGAGTGCTCAGCTACCATCTCCTCCAGATAGGACTCCTGAAGGTCTTCGGGGGTGACAGGAGCGGCGCCAAGGACATACTCGAAGCCTTCCGCCTTAACCCCTCCATGAGGGGGAACCTCGCCGATGTCCTGGGGTCTTTCCTTGACGTGAGAACGAAGATATACATCCTTAAGTTTCTCGGCAGGCTCTAG